A stretch of DNA from Pseudomonas sp. HN11:
ACAGGCCGGCAGCCGTGGTGGCGATGCCGTCACCCAACAGGGTGCGATGCAGGCCAGGCTTCTTCAGGTAGTCGCGACCGGTCACGCTGCCCACCGCAATCACGCCACCGATATGCTCGATCGCCGGGGCCAAGGCCACCGGTACGATGAACAGAATCGCCTGCCAGTTGAATTCCGGCGCGGTGAAGTGGGGCAGGGCGAACCAGGGCGCGGCGGCGATCTTCGCCGTGTCGACCACACCAAAGTAGAATGACATGGCAAAACCCACCAATACGCCGGAGATGATCGGCACCAGGCGGAAAATGCCTTTGCCGAACACTGCCACGATCAACGTGGTCAGCAGCGCGGGCATCGAAATCATCATCGCCGTCTGGTAATGGATCAGCTCGGCACCATCGCCGGCTTTACCCATTGCCATATTGGCGGCGATTGGCGCCATGGCCAGGCCGATGGAAATAATCACCGGCCCGATCACCACCGGCGGCAACAGCCGATCGATGAAACCGGTGCCTTTGATCTTCACCGCAAGGCCGAGGAAGGTATAAACGAAACCCGCCGCCATTACCCCGCCCATGGTCGCCGCGAGGCCGAATTGGCCCTTGGCAAGAATGATCGGGGTAATGAAGGCAAAGCTCGACGCCAGGAAAACCGGCACCTGCCGCCCTGTCACTACCTGGAACAGCAATGTGCCCAGGCCCGCGGTGAACAGCGCGACGTTTGGATCAAGACCTGTGATCAGCGGCATCAACACCAGCGCGCCAAATGCTACGAAGAGCATTTGTGCCCCAGACAGGATCTGGCGCCAAAGCGGGTCGTTGAATTCATCCTGCATGCTCACGCGTCCTTCTGCTTGGTACCGAAGATCTTGTCACCGGCATCGCCCAGGCCTGGGATGATGTAGCCGTGTTCATTCAGGCGCTCATCAATGGACGCGGTGTAGATCTGCACGTCCGGGTGGGCCTTCTCGACGGCAGCGATGCCTTCGGGCGCAGCGACCAGCACCATGGCACGGATGTCCCGGCAACCGGCTTTTTTCAGCAGATCGATAGTGGCAACCATGGAACTGCCGGTGGCCAGCATCGGGTCGATGATCATCGCCAGTCGCTCGTTGATTTCCGGAACGAGTTTTTCCAGGTAAGTGTGGGCCTCCAGCGTCTCTTCATTGCGGGCTACGCCGACGGCGCTGACCTTGGCGCCCGGGATCAGGCTGAGCACGCCTTCGAGCATGCCGATACCGGCGCGCAGGATCGGGACCACGGTGATTTTCTTACCAGCGATTTTCTCCACCTGGACGGGACCGGCCCAACCGGGGATCTCGTAGGTTTCCAGGGGCAAATCCTTGGTGGCTTCGTAAGTGAGCAACGCTCCGACTTCCTGAGCAAGCTCACGGAAGTTCTTCGTGCTAATGTCGGCGCGGCGCATAAGGCCGAGCTTGTGTCGGATCAGCGGATGGCGGATCTCGCGAGTGGGCATGGGAAAGGCTCCGGCGGCGGGCAAAAAAACCGGCCTAGATTAATCTATCCGAGGGTGTTGTCCTATAGACATCTAGTACGTTAGTCCATTAAGGCTTGCCCGGAGCGCGCGAGAAGCGTACCTTCGCCCGCTTTTCTTGCCACAGCACCCCCTTGGAGAGCGCCATGTCTGCTGATCTCGAGCATATCCGTCAAATCATGCGCGAGGCTGACTGCCTGTACACCGAAGCGCAAGTCGAAGAGGCGATCGCCAAGGTGGGCGCGCACATCACCCGCGAAATGGCCGACACCAACCCGGTGGTGTTCTGCGTGATGAACGGTGGCCTGATCTTTGCCGGCAAGTTGCTGACTCATCTGCAATTTCCTCTGGAAGCGTCCTACCTGCACGCCACCCGTTACCGCAACGAAACCAGCGGCGGCGACCTGTTCTGGAAAGCCAAGCCGGAAGTCTCGTTCATCGACCGCGACGTGCTTATCATCGATGACATCCTTGATGAAGGTCACACCCTCGGTGCGATCATCGACTTCTGCAAACACGCCGGCGCGCGTAAGGTGCACACCGCCGTGCTGATCGATAAAGACCATGACCGCAAGGCCCGCCCGGACCTGAAAGCTGATTACGTCGGCCTGCCGTGCATCGACCGCTACATCTTCGGTTACGGCATGGACTACAAGGGCTATTGGCGTAATGCCAATGGTATTTACGCCGTTAAGGGGATGTAAGCCATGGTCCGTTTTCTTGATCAGACGCTGTTTGCCGAACTGGCCGAGAAAGCGGGCGCAAGCCCTCGTGGCCGGCATCATCACAACTTCCATCAGATGGAAGAACCTTGCCATCGTCTGGCCGTAGGTCTGCAACCCAGTACTTATGTGCCGCCACATCGGCACCTGAGCGCGGACAAGGCCGAAACCTTGCTTGTGCTGCAAGGCAGTCTGGGTTTGCTGGTGTTCAGCGAAACTGGCGAAGTGCTCGCCAAACGCGTGATGCAGGCCGGCGGGGACTGCGCCGGCGTCGATCTTCCGCCCGGTGTATTCCACGGCCTGGTGGTGCTGGAGCCCGACACGGTGATGTTCGAGTGCAAGGCCGGGCCGTATCGCCCCGTAAGCGAAGGTGAACTGGCCAACTGGGCGCCGCGCGAAGGCGATGTCGGCGTGGCCGAGTATCAGCGCTGGATGCTTGCCCAGTTCGATTGAGCTACAGTGCTGGGCCCATCTTGCCGGAGCGGCCCATGAGCCTGTTGATACGCACTTGCGCCGCCCTGGCGCTGACCCTCAGCCTGCCGTTGGCCGCCGCGCCGGCTCCCATGCACAGCCAGTTCCTGCCCTCGGACGACCTGACCCTGCGCGCCGAAGCGCCGGATCAGCAGCAATTGCTGCAAGTCACTGAGTACGCGGTGGTAGTGGGCAACCAGCGCCAGTCCAGCCAACAGCCGATCCCGGTAACCTCACCGTTGATGATCCGTCTCAAGGGCAAATCCCTGAACAAGGGCGCGACTATCACCCAGGTAGTGCTCAATTTCGACGGCGAAAGCAAAAGCCTCAAAAAACCGGCCTACGATGACAAGAGCAAAACCCTGACCTTGTCCTATCCGGTGGCCCAATACCGCGTGATTGTCGACCTGTTGCGCAATGACACTGTTTATGTGCAGTTTCTCAGTTATGCCAATGGGCATATCTGGGCGGATTTGCACACTGGGGCTGTGAAAGCCAAGTAGGCCCCGCCTACACAAGGCTGCGCCCCACAGGTAGACTTCAAGCCCCGTGTAAATGTCTGCAGGCTGGAGTCGGTAATGCGTAAAGATAAGAAGCAGGTGATTGGTGACGAGATCGGCGACGATCAGATCAAGTTGTTCCTGGACTTTGAGCCGGTCGACGCGACTTCACCGTCCCTGCACAAACTCATCAAGGCTTATCGTGGCCTGCGTATCGACGATTTCGAGCGCTTCCTGGGCTTTTTCAAGGAAGCGGGCCTGGACCTCGACGGCAAGGATCAGCATGGCCAGACCTTCGTCGACCTGATCAAGGACCAGCGCAACGCCGACGAGTACATCGAACTGATCGAAAAAGCTCGCGGCTGAATATCCGAAACACAAAAAACGCCCCGTCCTCAGGTTGAGAGCGGGGCGTTTTTTATGGCGCCTCACGCGTAGCTTTCAGTCTCGACGGCAGGTTCAACCAGTCCCAGGCTGATGTTGTTCTGCGTGTTGACCTTGCGGTACAGCTCGGCGTCCGTTTCCAGGACCTTTTCCCGCGCCGGGAAGATTTCCTGCAACTTGGCGGCCCATTCACCGGCCGCTTTGCCTGGGAAGCACTTCTCGATCAGCTCCAGCATGATCGAAACGGTCACCGAAGCGCCCGGGGACGCACCCAGCAGGGCGGCCAGAGAGCCGTCTTTGGCCGCGACCAGCTCGGTGCCGAATTGCAGCACACCGCCTTTTTTCGGATCTTTCTTGATGATCTGCACGCGTTGGCCAGCCACTTCCAGGCGCCAGTCTTCAGCTTTCGCTTCCGGGTAGAAGCGACGCAGGGATTCCAGGCGCTGCTCCATGGATTGGCGCACTTCGCTGACCAGGTACTTGGTCAGGTCCATGTTGTCGCGGGCCACGGCCAGCATCGGGCCGATGTTGCCGGCGCGAATCGACATCGGCAGGTCAAGGAATGAGCCATGTTTGAGGAACTTGGTGGTAAAACCGGCGTATGGCCCGAACAGCAGGGATTTCTTGCCATCCACCACGCGGGTGTCCAAATGCGGCACGGACATCGGCGGCGAACCCACGGCGGCCTGGCTGTAGACCTTGGCCTGGTGGTGCTTGACCACTTCCGGGTTGTCGCAACGCAACCATTGGCCGCTGACCGGGAAGCCGCCAAAACCTTTGCTTTCTTCGATGCCCGAGGCTTGCAGCAGCGGCAGCGCTGCGCCACCGGCGCCGAGGAACACGAACTTGGCGTCCACTTCACGGCTGTTGCCGCTATTGACGTCCTTGATGCTCACGGTCCAGCCCGCGCCGTTGCGCTTGAGGCCGGTCACGCGTTTGCTGTACTTGACCTGGGCATCGGCCGAGCTGGTCAGGTGACCGAGCAATTGGTTAGTCAGCGCGCCGAAGTTGACGTCGGTGCCATTCATGACGCGGGTGGCTGCGATTTTTTCGTCGAGCGGGCGGCCCGGCATCATCAGCGGCATCCACTCGGCCATTTCGCTACGATCTTCGGTGTAGTGCATGTCCGAAAACGCGTGGTGCTGGCTGAGGGTCTCAAAGCGCGTCTTGAGGAAGTCCACGCCTTTTTCGCCCTGCACGAAGCTCAGGTGTGGCACCGGGCTGATAAAGGACTTTGGCGAGCCAAAGGTACCTTTTTGGGTCAGGTAGGCCCAGAACTGCTTCGACACCTCAAACTGGGTGTTGATGTGCACGGCTTTCTTGATGTCGATGGAGCCGTCGGCGGCCTGCGGTGTGTAGTTCAGCTCACACAGCCCGGCGTGGCCGGTACCGGCGTTGTTCCAGGGGTTGGAACTTTCCGCGGCACCCGAATCCATCAGCTCAACGACTTCCAGCCTGAGGCCGGGGTCGAGCTCTTTGAGCAGTACGGCCAGGGTGGCACTCATGATGCCGGCCCCTACCAGTACTACGTCGACTGCTTCGTTATGCGCCATTTAACGCGTCTCCAAAATCTGCAGCACCAAATTGACGGCATGGCTGCCAGGAGTGACGGGGCGATTCACGTGTTGCCCCAGATTACCCATGGCCAGGATCGCCATGTCCGATTCGCAATTCTTGCATGTTCAGCGCACGCTTCCTGCCGGGCTAATCTGCCTATGAACGCATTCATGGGCGCCTGTGGCAATTCGACTTATGGTCAAAGCGTGCGTTTCGTGCAACCAATCCGTAGCGGACAGGCTCAAGCTCCGGTTTTTAAGACGTGCTCGGTCCTGTGTGGTTGGGCTGTTCCAGACGCTGATGGTGCTTGTACAAACGCCAAACTATTCATTTGCTCGCCACACTCTTGTGAAGTTGTGAAAACCCGTTTTTTCACGCTCTTTTGAAGACGTGAACCTCAAAAAAGGGCTGCCCCAGCCTGGCACCTGGCCCCTAGCCGACACGCGGCAAAACGGGCAAACAACTCAAGTGGCCGAGCGCAATGGCAGCTCTGGCAGATTCGGTAAAGGCGGGTGGTTTGCAAAGAAAACAGCAAGCGCGCCAGCTTCACTCGATCTGTGTGGGCGGCTCTCTGTGGGCGATTTTGGGGGTTAGTGCCGAGGCATTAACGATGCTGCGAGGCCCGATCAGGAGACGTCCTTATAATCGGGGGGAGATTGTAGCGAAGAACGCCAGGGAAATGGGCGTGTTTTATGACTTTTATTAGGTGTTCGGTCAGGCGGCCAACGGCTGGTGGCGGGACGACCGCGCAGGACGCGGGCTGACGCGGGCCCGGGCAGGCAACGGGTGGTGCATCCAGCTCAGGCGGAT
This window harbors:
- a CDS encoding uracil-xanthine permease family protein, coding for MQDEFNDPLWRQILSGAQMLFVAFGALVLMPLITGLDPNVALFTAGLGTLLFQVVTGRQVPVFLASSFAFITPIILAKGQFGLAATMGGVMAAGFVYTFLGLAVKIKGTGFIDRLLPPVVIGPVIISIGLAMAPIAANMAMGKAGDGAELIHYQTAMMISMPALLTTLIVAVFGKGIFRLVPIISGVLVGFAMSFYFGVVDTAKIAAAPWFALPHFTAPEFNWQAILFIVPVALAPAIEHIGGVIAVGSVTGRDYLKKPGLHRTLLGDGIATTAAGLFGGPPNTTYAEVTGAVMLTKNYNPKIMTWAAVFAISLAFIGKFGALLQSIPVPVMGGILCLLFGSIAAVGMNTLIRHKIDLGEARNLVIVSVTLVFGIGGVLVGTGTGPDDFGLKGIALCAVVAIGLNLLLPGNDGWKNKKPDEPLL
- the upp gene encoding uracil phosphoribosyltransferase, translating into MPTREIRHPLIRHKLGLMRRADISTKNFRELAQEVGALLTYEATKDLPLETYEIPGWAGPVQVEKIAGKKITVVPILRAGIGMLEGVLSLIPGAKVSAVGVARNEETLEAHTYLEKLVPEINERLAMIIDPMLATGSSMVATIDLLKKAGCRDIRAMVLVAAPEGIAAVEKAHPDVQIYTASIDERLNEHGYIIPGLGDAGDKIFGTKQKDA
- a CDS encoding hypoxanthine-guanine phosphoribosyltransferase; the protein is MSADLEHIRQIMREADCLYTEAQVEEAIAKVGAHITREMADTNPVVFCVMNGGLIFAGKLLTHLQFPLEASYLHATRYRNETSGGDLFWKAKPEVSFIDRDVLIIDDILDEGHTLGAIIDFCKHAGARKVHTAVLIDKDHDRKARPDLKADYVGLPCIDRYIFGYGMDYKGYWRNANGIYAVKGM
- a CDS encoding WbuC family cupin fold metalloprotein codes for the protein MVRFLDQTLFAELAEKAGASPRGRHHHNFHQMEEPCHRLAVGLQPSTYVPPHRHLSADKAETLLVLQGSLGLLVFSETGEVLAKRVMQAGGDCAGVDLPPGVFHGLVVLEPDTVMFECKAGPYRPVSEGELANWAPREGDVGVAEYQRWMLAQFD
- a CDS encoding PA4642 family protein, coding for MRKDKKQVIGDEIGDDQIKLFLDFEPVDATSPSLHKLIKAYRGLRIDDFERFLGFFKEAGLDLDGKDQHGQTFVDLIKDQRNADEYIELIEKARG
- the mqo gene encoding malate dehydrogenase (quinone) gives rise to the protein MAHNEAVDVVLVGAGIMSATLAVLLKELDPGLRLEVVELMDSGAAESSNPWNNAGTGHAGLCELNYTPQAADGSIDIKKAVHINTQFEVSKQFWAYLTQKGTFGSPKSFISPVPHLSFVQGEKGVDFLKTRFETLSQHHAFSDMHYTEDRSEMAEWMPLMMPGRPLDEKIAATRVMNGTDVNFGALTNQLLGHLTSSADAQVKYSKRVTGLKRNGAGWTVSIKDVNSGNSREVDAKFVFLGAGGAALPLLQASGIEESKGFGGFPVSGQWLRCDNPEVVKHHQAKVYSQAAVGSPPMSVPHLDTRVVDGKKSLLFGPYAGFTTKFLKHGSFLDLPMSIRAGNIGPMLAVARDNMDLTKYLVSEVRQSMEQRLESLRRFYPEAKAEDWRLEVAGQRVQIIKKDPKKGGVLQFGTELVAAKDGSLAALLGASPGASVTVSIMLELIEKCFPGKAAGEWAAKLQEIFPAREKVLETDAELYRKVNTQNNISLGLVEPAVETESYA